Proteins from one Gibbsiella quercinecans genomic window:
- the rfbC gene encoding dTDP-4-dehydrorhamnose 3,5-epimerase, giving the protein MQVTDTKIDGVKIIQPKVFGDARGFFLETFEKKRYQEMLNIDLDFVQDNHSRSSKGVLRGLHFQKVNPQGKLVRVVRGEVFDVAVDIRPDSPTYGAWEGVLLSEENKTQFWVPPGLAHGFVVLSDTADFEYKCTDYYNPAHEGCLLWNDPDVGIDWPIDNPLLSEKDKVGKRLKELAK; this is encoded by the coding sequence ATGCAGGTCACGGATACAAAAATTGATGGCGTAAAAATCATCCAGCCAAAGGTGTTTGGTGATGCACGCGGCTTTTTCCTGGAAACCTTTGAGAAGAAACGCTATCAGGAGATGCTGAATATCGATCTGGATTTTGTGCAAGACAACCATTCCCGCTCCTCCAAAGGGGTGCTGCGGGGTTTGCATTTCCAGAAGGTGAACCCGCAGGGCAAACTTGTGCGTGTGGTGCGTGGTGAAGTGTTTGACGTGGCGGTGGATATTCGCCCGGACTCGCCGACGTACGGTGCCTGGGAAGGGGTGCTCCTGTCTGAAGAAAACAAAACCCAGTTCTGGGTGCCGCCAGGGTTGGCGCACGGTTTTGTGGTGCTCTCCGACACGGCGGATTTTGAATACAAATGCACGGATTACTATAACCCGGCACATGAAGGTTGCCTGTTGTGGAACGATCCGGATGTGGGCATTGACTGGCCGATCGATAATCCGCTGCTTTCCGAGAAAGACAAGGTGGGCAAGCGCCTGAAGGAGCTGGCGAAATGA
- the rfbD gene encoding dTDP-4-dehydrorhamnose reductase, whose product MKVLLTGSKGQLGSCFQDRLPAGWEVWATDSDTLDITDLDKVKQAVAQYQPNVIVNAAAYTAVDKAETEPELAALINATGPKNLALAAKEAGARLVHVSTDYVFDGKATTPYVETDATNPLGVYGRTKLDGELAVAGVLPEAIIIRTAWVFSEYGNNFVKTMLRLAKDRDTLGIVADQYGCPTYAGDIAQAIIDLLQKEAEGGIYHFCGDKEVAWNEFAEAIFAAALKQGKLARVPVVNAITTAQYLTLATRPAYSSLNCQKINKFGVIPSPWQYAIIDFFKKL is encoded by the coding sequence ATGAAAGTGTTATTGACCGGTTCAAAAGGGCAGTTGGGCAGCTGTTTCCAGGATCGCCTGCCGGCGGGCTGGGAAGTTTGGGCGACGGATTCGGACACGCTGGATATCACCGATCTGGACAAGGTGAAACAGGCGGTCGCGCAGTATCAGCCGAATGTTATCGTGAACGCGGCGGCGTATACCGCGGTGGACAAGGCGGAAACCGAGCCGGAACTGGCGGCCTTGATAAATGCCACCGGGCCGAAGAACCTGGCGCTGGCGGCAAAAGAGGCGGGTGCGCGGCTGGTGCATGTGTCCACGGACTATGTCTTTGACGGCAAGGCCACTACACCGTACGTGGAAACCGATGCGACCAATCCGTTGGGCGTCTATGGTCGGACGAAGCTGGACGGTGAACTGGCGGTTGCCGGGGTGCTGCCGGAAGCGATAATTATCCGTACCGCCTGGGTATTCAGTGAGTATGGTAATAACTTTGTGAAAACCATGCTGCGCCTGGCGAAAGATCGCGATACGTTGGGTATTGTAGCCGATCAATACGGCTGCCCGACCTATGCCGGAGATATCGCCCAGGCGATTATTGATTTGCTGCAGAAAGAAGCCGAAGGTGGGATTTATCACTTCTGTGGTGATAAGGAAGTGGCGTGGAATGAGTTTGCCGAAGCGATTTTTGCCGCGGCGTTGAAACAGGGAAAATTGGCCCGCGTTCCTGTGGTTAATGCCATTACAACGGCTCAATACTTAACACTAGCTACAAGGCCAGCCTATTCGAGTTTAAACTGTCAAAAAATAAATAAATTTGGAGTTATTCCGTCGCCTTGGCAATATGCCATCATAGACTTTTTTAAGAAATTATGA
- a CDS encoding MFS transporter: MLKSKWFRIGVTLMVGLFVAYLDRSNLSIALPGMEKDLGINGSATKSLALTGFLIGYALANFFGGFLTNKLNPKATVVTMVLLWSVLQIMTAWVTSPALLIFYRIILGIAEGIYWPQQFRFARAWFNKDEITRGTNLIQFYGQFMALALGFVILTPIFTLLGWEWVFYITGGLGVFIVVPMFLLFLKNAPDETDQDTNTEPEAEQEAPVSKGKITFSDLGGAPFLLLIFSYFANGMLFWGVTLFIPMVVTSLGFTGTSQGIASALPYFLAIVLAIPISWYSDKTQKRGPIAASGLAVAGLLLITLPLISSPLIKLIVITLAIAWFTSCFTTNIWSIITSSVKKEAVGPAAGVINGIGAGGGGTTAGFVVEYLHAFSGSYLPGFVVLGVVAIAGGISVYTYCKIIDKRRVVS, translated from the coding sequence ATGCTAAAATCCAAATGGTTCCGGATAGGCGTTACCCTGATGGTGGGCTTATTCGTGGCTTATCTTGATCGCTCGAACCTTTCCATTGCGCTTCCCGGCATGGAAAAAGATCTCGGTATCAATGGCTCCGCCACTAAAAGCTTGGCGCTGACCGGCTTTTTAATTGGCTATGCCCTGGCGAATTTTTTCGGCGGGTTCCTCACAAATAAACTCAACCCCAAAGCGACCGTTGTGACGATGGTGCTGCTTTGGTCTGTTCTGCAAATCATGACCGCTTGGGTAACTTCGCCAGCACTGCTGATTTTTTATCGTATTATCCTTGGCATTGCCGAGGGAATTTACTGGCCACAACAGTTCAGGTTTGCCCGTGCCTGGTTTAACAAAGATGAAATAACCCGTGGCACCAATCTCATTCAGTTTTATGGGCAATTCATGGCGCTAGCGCTGGGCTTTGTGATCCTAACCCCCATATTCACACTGCTGGGCTGGGAGTGGGTATTTTATATTACCGGTGGGCTAGGGGTATTTATTGTTGTGCCAATGTTCCTGCTCTTTCTTAAAAATGCACCGGATGAGACAGATCAGGATACTAATACCGAGCCAGAGGCAGAACAAGAAGCACCGGTCAGTAAAGGAAAAATAACCTTCAGCGATCTGGGCGGCGCACCATTCTTGCTGCTGATCTTTAGCTATTTTGCAAACGGCATGCTCTTTTGGGGGGTAACCCTCTTCATCCCAATGGTCGTGACTTCATTAGGCTTTACGGGAACATCACAGGGGATAGCCAGCGCGCTGCCCTATTTCCTGGCAATAGTGCTGGCGATACCGATTTCATGGTACAGCGATAAAACACAAAAACGCGGCCCAATAGCCGCTTCGGGCCTGGCGGTTGCAGGGCTGCTACTGATAACCCTGCCATTGATCAGCAGCCCGTTGATAAAACTGATCGTGATTACTCTGGCGATCGCCTGGTTTACCAGTTGCTTCACCACCAATATCTGGTCGATTATTACTTCCAGTGTGAAGAAAGAAGCGGTTGGGCCCGCCGCCGGGGTGATTAACGGCATCGGCGCCGGCGGTGGCGGCACCACCGCAGGCTTCGTGGTGGAGTATCTACACGCCTTTAGCGGCTCTTACCTGCCTGGGTTTGTGGTACTTGGCGTTGTGGCCATCGCCGGGGGGATCAGCGTTTATACCTACTGCAAAATTATCGATAAACGCCGCGTCGTGAGTTAG
- a CDS encoding MOP flippase family protein, producing the protein MSLISNAKWNSISQLFKIGIQLVNVVYLAKIIPPTEYGIMAMALVILNLGILLRDLGTSAAIIQKKTLNHNLINTVFWLNTLMGCVLAIITCLTSPLIAKVYNQPELIPVLIMLSITFPLSSCAAAHLALMERESRFKKVSMIEVSSALTSVIFAVVLANIGYGVYSLVVQAIVLSLMSAVQFWRASTWRPSFKNMIDIDEIKGIIGFSANLSLFNFINYFSRNSDNFMIGKYMSATILGCYSLAYRIMLFPLQSLTFIVTRSLYPVLSQHQDDTKKISQTYLNCVFIIVLITAPLMSGLAILSTPFIILVFGHQWILTASILKWLAPTAIIQSVLSTSGSVFMARGRTDILMKLGILGAFLQVGSFIIGVNFDITTFAMLYFSANIINFFPVMYYLLKTIGENLSSLLKKITPVILSTIIMVFFLLFVKNILLSSNKIENTDQLIWMSVSGAMIYFISIFILSAQIRCLVRTRKI; encoded by the coding sequence ATGAGTTTAATTTCAAATGCAAAATGGAATAGCATTTCTCAATTATTTAAAATAGGAATACAGTTGGTTAATGTTGTATATTTAGCAAAAATAATTCCACCAACTGAATATGGCATCATGGCCATGGCTCTTGTTATCTTAAACCTAGGGATACTTCTTAGAGACTTAGGTACATCAGCAGCTATCATTCAAAAAAAAACGCTCAACCATAACCTAATCAATACTGTTTTCTGGTTAAACACTCTCATGGGATGTGTATTGGCAATCATTACTTGCTTAACTTCACCTCTAATAGCAAAGGTATACAATCAACCAGAACTTATCCCCGTACTAATAATGCTAAGTATCACTTTCCCACTTTCTAGTTGTGCAGCAGCACATCTTGCTCTGATGGAAAGAGAATCTCGCTTTAAAAAAGTCTCCATGATTGAAGTATCTTCTGCACTTACTTCAGTTATATTTGCTGTTGTGCTAGCTAATATTGGATATGGAGTTTATAGTTTGGTTGTACAAGCCATCGTCTTAAGCTTAATGTCCGCAGTTCAGTTTTGGAGAGCATCTACATGGCGACCATCATTCAAGAACATGATAGACATTGATGAAATAAAAGGAATCATTGGTTTCAGTGCCAATCTTTCCCTATTCAACTTCATCAACTACTTTTCAAGAAACTCGGACAATTTCATGATAGGTAAATATATGTCAGCAACCATCCTCGGCTGCTATAGCCTAGCCTATCGTATTATGTTATTCCCCTTGCAAAGCTTAACATTTATTGTTACACGCTCTTTGTACCCAGTATTGAGTCAACACCAAGACGATACAAAAAAAATCAGTCAAACCTACTTAAATTGTGTTTTTATCATTGTTCTAATCACAGCTCCACTTATGAGTGGACTGGCAATTCTTAGCACGCCGTTCATTATATTAGTATTTGGACATCAATGGATTTTAACGGCAAGCATTCTGAAATGGTTGGCACCAACAGCGATTATTCAATCTGTATTAAGCACAAGTGGTTCTGTTTTTATGGCCAGAGGACGCACAGATATTCTTATGAAGTTAGGCATACTAGGTGCATTTCTACAAGTAGGTTCATTTATAATCGGTGTTAATTTCGACATTACTACTTTTGCAATGCTGTACTTTTCAGCAAACATAATTAACTTCTTTCCTGTCATGTATTATCTTTTAAAGACAATAGGTGAAAACCTATCATCACTTTTAAAGAAAATCACACCAGTAATTTTATCCACTATCATAATGGTATTTTTCCTTTTATTCGTAAAAAATATTTTACTATCAAGCAATAAAATAGAAAACACTGACCAACTTATATGGATGTCTGTCAGCGGCGCCATGATTTATTTTATTTCTATTTTCATACTATCAGCACAAATAAGATGTCTTGTTAGAACTAGAAAAATATGA
- the rfbA gene encoding glucose-1-phosphate thymidylyltransferase RfbA codes for MKGIVLAGGSGTRLYPITRGVSKQLLPIYDKPMVYYPISVLMLAGIRDILLITTPEDMPSFKRLLGDGSRFGIKLSYAVQPSPDGLAQAFLIGEEFIDGDRCALVLGDNIYFGESFGRKLENVVAREEGATVFGYQVMDPERFGVVDFDENFRALSIEEKPAVPKSNWAVTGLYFYDNKVVEMAKQVKPSHRGELEITTLNQMYLDQGNLNVELLGRGFAWLDTGTHDSLIEASQFVHTIEKRQGFKVACLEEIAFRKGWLAREQVAAEAKLLGKTLYGQYLANLAGDK; via the coding sequence ATGAAAGGTATTGTACTTGCCGGTGGTTCCGGAACGCGCCTATACCCGATTACACGCGGTGTATCCAAGCAACTGCTGCCGATTTACGATAAGCCGATGGTGTATTATCCCATCTCCGTGCTGATGCTGGCAGGGATCCGCGATATTTTGCTTATCACTACACCTGAAGATATGCCGTCGTTTAAACGCCTGTTGGGTGACGGCAGCCGGTTTGGCATCAAGTTAAGTTACGCAGTGCAACCCAGCCCAGACGGTTTGGCGCAGGCGTTCCTGATTGGCGAAGAATTTATTGATGGCGACCGTTGCGCATTGGTGCTGGGTGATAATATCTACTTCGGTGAGAGTTTTGGTCGCAAGCTGGAAAATGTAGTGGCCCGTGAAGAGGGCGCTACGGTGTTTGGCTACCAGGTAATGGATCCCGAGCGTTTTGGCGTGGTGGATTTTGATGAGAATTTCCGCGCGCTGTCGATCGAAGAAAAGCCTGCGGTACCGAAATCCAACTGGGCGGTGACCGGGCTTTATTTCTATGACAACAAGGTGGTGGAAATGGCGAAGCAGGTGAAGCCTTCTCACCGCGGTGAGCTGGAAATCACCACCCTGAACCAGATGTATTTAGACCAGGGCAACCTGAACGTTGAATTGCTGGGCCGTGGTTTTGCCTGGCTGGATACCGGCACGCACGACAGCCTGATTGAAGCCTCGCAGTTTGTCCACACCATTGAAAAGCGCCAGGGGTTTAAAGTGGCGTGCCTGGAAGAAATTGCCTTCCGCAAGGGTTGGCTGGCACGGGAGCAGGTGGCTGCCGAAGCCAAACTGCTGGGCAAGACACTCTATGGGCAATACTTGGCGAATCTGGCGGGAGATAAATAA